CGGCCTGCGAGATGTTCATGATGGTGGGCGGAGCCTGCTGCTCCCCCTCGGCGGTCTCCCCCTCCACGACGAGCATCGCCGAGCGCGGCCAGTCGTCGACCGCCTGCGGCAGCAGGATGCGCACGTTCTCGCCGGGGATCGGCAGCGGCGTCGCGTAGTCCTCGACCTCGCCGCGGATCGTGTAGTTCACCTCGCGCATCTGCAGCGCGATGCCGTCGAGGCGCGTGGCCGCGAGCTCCGCGTCCCGCTGCTCATCGGCCTCGGCGACGGTCTCGGCGATGTCCTGCACGATGCGCGCGGCCTGCGTGTCGGTGAGGGCCGGATCGGGCTCCTCCTCCGGTGCGGCCGTCGTCGAGGTCGGGGTCGGCGTCGGCGAGGCCGAGAACTGCGGCCACGCGTCGGGCGAGCATCCGGTCAGCAACGCCAGGCTGAGGCCCATCGCCGGCAGCGCGAGCAGCCCGCGGGTGCCGCGGCGTCGTCGCCCGCGCCCCCGGTCCGCGCCGGGTGCGGCGGCGAACTCGTCCGCAGCGGGCTTGGTCTTCGCGGGCGTGTCCGAAGCGCCCTGCCCCGTCTGATCCTCGTGCTGGTCGCCCTCCGACGCGTCCGCGGCATCCGGCCCCGCCGCGATCTCCTTGCGCGGCTCGGCGGCGGCGACCGCGGGGCGTCGGCGACGGGAGCCGATCCCGATCGGCTCGGTCGGGGGCAGGACCGTGCCCTTCCGGCGGGGACCGCGCGAACGCCTCACGTGGCGAACGCCGAGCACCCACAGGATCACACCGAGCAGCAGCAGGAGGCCGCCGAGGACGATCAGGGGGCCCGCCCACGGCGTCGCGTTCGAGATCGGCCACGTGATCGAGATCTCGGCCGGCGCGGGCGCGAAGCCGTCGGAGGCGAGGAGCACGCTCACGCCGTCCGCGAGCTGCAGACGGGTGCTGACCGAGCCCTCGCCCGTGAACTCCTCGAGCCAGAGATCGGCGCCCGCGGGGTTGCGGCCGGGGTACTCGGAGCCCTCCCACGTCGGCTCGGCGGCCTCGACCGACTCCGTCACGACCTGGCCCTGCTCGTCGAGGGCGACGCGCGAGAACGGCGCGTCCGACAGCCAGGCCTCCATGTCGGCGGTACGGCCGTAGGCGACGAAGACCTGCTCGGACCCGGACACCTCGAGCGTCTGCGTACCCGCGTTCGCACGGAACACGTCCGCGTCGATCATCGTGTAGGGCTGCTCCTCGGAGGTCTCGATCCGCGAGGTCGCGGTGTCGGGTCCCAGGAAGACCGTGCGCTGCGCGATCCCCGCTCCGATCAGCGCGGCCGCGAGCACGAAGGCGATGACCGCCCAGACGAAACGCACGTATCCGACTCCTCACATGGCCCGCTCATCGGCAGCGCGGGCTCGGCACTCGACTCTCCAGACTAGCGAAGGGTCCTGAAAGTCGCCCAGACGCAGGTCGTGCGACGGCGACGTCCTCGGCGACCCCTATTCTGACCTCACAGACTTCCGTCCCGCCGGACGGAACCGAGGAGGCTGCGTGAAGATCCACAATCCGTTCCGGGTCGCACTCGTCGCGACCCTCGGCGTCGGCCTCGGGATCGTCCTGCTGCAGAGCGTGCAGACGCTCTCGACGATCCTGCTGTACGTCGGGACGGCCCTCTTCATCGCGCTCGGCCTCGACCCCGTCGTGTCGTGGCTCGAGCGGCATCGCCTTCCCCGCTGGGCGTCCGTGCTCATCACGCTCGTCGCCGTGCTGGGCCTGTTCACCGGCATCGTGCTGATCATCCTGCCGGTGCTGGTGGAGCAGATCGGGCAGCTCGTGATCGAGGTGAGCGCGATCATCGAGCGCGGCACGTGGCAGCAGGAGATCCAGACATGGCTGCTGCTGTACTTCCAGGAAGACGTGATCGACCAGGTCTTCACGACCGTGCAGGACTGGCTGCTCAGCAACATCGACACCATCAGCGAGAGCCTGGTCGGCGTCACGTTCGGCGTGGTGAACGGCCTGTTCGGGGCGTTCATCGTGCTGATCCTGACCATCTACTTCACGGCCTCGACACCGTCGCTCAAGCGGGCGATCTACCAGCTCGCGCCCGCGTCCAAGCGCCCGATGTTCGTGTCGCTCGGCGACCAGATCACAGACTCCGTCGGCTACTACGTCATGGGGCAGGTCAGCCTGGCGCTGATCAACGGCATGCTGAGCCTGATCTTCCTCAACATCATCCAGGCGCCGTTCCCCGCCGTGCTGGCGGTGATCGCCTTCCTCGGCTCACTGATCCCGCTGGTGGGCACGCTCACGGGCTCGACGATCATCGCGCTGACGTGCCTCGTACCCGGACTGGGGTCGCCGACCATCGCGCTGATCGCCGCCATCTACTACCTGATCTACATGCAGATCGAGGCCTACGTGCTCTCCCCGCGCATCATGAGCCGCGCGGTGTCCGTGCCCGGCGGCGTCGTCGTGGTCGCCGCGCTGGCGGGCGGCGCGCTGCTCGGCCTGCTCGGCGCGCTCATCGCGATCCCTGTCGCAGCGAGCATCCTGATCATCTACCGCCAGGTCGTCATCCCCCGGATGAACGAACGCTAGTCGCGTGGTTCGACCGGCAGCGGGCAGCGCCGGCCGTCGGCCGAGCGGGTCGGGACGGGAGATCGCCTAGCGGTCCGGCCACTGCGTCGGCAGCGGCAGCGCCTGCGGGTTCAGGACGCCGACGATCTCGCTCAGCACGCGGCTCGTCTGCTTCTCGCCGACCCAGAGGTGCTTGCCCTCTTCGACGTCCACGAGCCGGATGTGCGGGATCGCGGCGAACCGCTCTGCGGCCTCGGCCGGGCGCAGGTAGTCGTCGAACTCCGGGATGAGCGCCACGAGCGGGCGCGGATCGCCGTGCCACGCGCGCAACTCCTCCTCCGTCGTGCGGTGAAGGGGCGGGGACAGCAGGATCGCGCCGCGCGCATCATGCGCCCGTCCGTACTTGAGCACGAGCTCGGTGCCGAACGACCAGCCGAGCAGCCACGGGTCGGGCAGGCTCCGTGCGGCGACGAAGTCCATGGCGGCTGCCACATCCGCCTCCTCGGCCACGCCCTCCCCGAACGCGCCCTCGCTCGTGCCGCGGGGCGACGTCGTGCCGCGGGTGTTGAAGCGCAGCACCGCGATGTCTGCGAGGGCAGGCAGCCGTGCGGCCGCCTTGCGGATGATGTGGGAGTCCATGAAGCCGCCGTGCGTGGGCAGAGGATGCAGCGTCACGAGCGTCGCGACCGGATCGCGATCCTCGGGCATCGCGAGCTCGCCGACGAGCGTGAGCCCGTCGCTCGTGTGCAGCTCGATCTCCTCGCGCCGGGCGGGCAGCAGCGTCGCGCCGCGGATCTCCATGGTGTCTCCCTCCGAGGCCTTCAAGCCGTCCTCCAGCAGTGCGTGTGCCAGTGGCGACGCGCGGCGAGATCCGCCGCGGCGCCCAGCACGCCGTCCTCGCTCCAGACGACGACATGCGCGACGCCCAGGCCGATCGTGCCGCCGCAGCCGGGGCACGTGTACGTCTTCTCGGTGCGGGCGCCCGAGACGGGCTGCACCGAGTACTCCCGACCGCGGCGCGCTTCGGTGCGCCGCCAGCCCGCGATCAGGCGATCGAGCGGATCGTCGTCGCGGTCATCGCGACGACGACGGTTCGAGCGGGGCATGGCGCGCGGCCTACCACCAGTGGTTGGCGGTCCAGAACGCGTAGGCCCCCGCCCAGCTGCCGTAGCGGCCGCTGGCGTAGCCCGTCGCCCACTGCAGGTTCGCCACGGGGTTGTAGCCGCCGCCGGGCACCTTGCTGCACGGAAGCGCCTGGACCAGACCGCAGGCCCCGGACGAGGCGTTCGTCGCGTTGGGATTCCAGCCGCTCTCGTGCGAGACGATGTAGTCGACGTAGCCCCAGTCGCTCTCGGCGATGCCGGCGGCACGCATCCACTCCTCGGGAGCGCCGCCGCCCGTGTAGAACGGGGATGCCAGCGTCGTCGCCCCGCCTGTCGAAGCGGGCTGGGAGGCCTGAGCGGCCTCCTCCGCCTTCGCGGCCTCCTCCGCCTCCGCGATGAGCGTCGGGATCTCCTCGCGCGTGACCCCTTCCGGGACCTCGACGCCCTGCGACTCGGCGTAGGCGACCCACTCCTCGAGCGAGGCCTTCGGATGCGGCGAGCCGTCCGCCTGATCCTGCAGCTCGATCGAGTAGCCGCCGTACTGCAGGCTGCCGGCGGGAGCGAGGTTCGCGGCCGCGACGTACATCTGCGCGTCGGCCCGCACGGCCTCGTAGGTGGACGCGGGCGTTCCCTCGGCCAGAGCGGCCGTCGTGGGCACGAGGTAGGCCGCCAGGAACCCGAACGCGGCGACGCCGGCGAACACGTTCAGCGCACCGCGGCGGCGGCTCAGACGGGCCGGCGCGGGGGCCGCGGCACGCGTGCTCGACGCGCGCGCGTCACGTCTGGTGAGCTGGGCTGCCGTTCGGGTTCGGGTCTCGTTGGGCGAAGTCACAGTCCGACGAGTCTAACCCGCGCCTCCCGGTGAATCCACCGCGGACGTGATCTGTTCGTGATTTTTCGTCAGCGCACGGCCAGCATCACGTCGACCACCGCGTCGAGCAGGGCGTCGACCTGCTCCTCGCGATAGCCGCCGCGCGCCGGGCGGAACGCCGCGGCGCGCACCTGCTCGACGGTCAGCGGCTCACCCGCCTCGAAGTACCGCGTGAGCCGATCCGCGACGATGTCGACCTCCTCGCGGGCGTAGCCGTACGCGAACGGTCCGACCCGGTCGAAGCGCTCCCCCCGCGGGCGGCTCATCCTGTCGAGGATCACCTGCGCCTCCTCCCGAGCCTGGGCGACCCAGGCCTCGGCGCCGACCGACGCGATCGCACGCTCCCGCTCCCGTGCGGCGAAGGCGTCCTCGATGCGCCCGAGGGCCGCGTCGACCGCGGCGATCTGGTAGCCGCCGCGGCGCAGGGGGAAGGCGGCCTCCCGCACGGCGCGGGCGTCGAGGGTCGCCGTCCCCGACTCGAAGGTGCCGCGAGCCCGCGCGAGGAACTCGTCGACCGCCTGACGGTCGTATCCCTTCTCGCGGCCGCGCGCGAGCGGGAACGGCTGTGAGCGGTGAGCAGCGGCGTCGGTCATGATGCCCCCAGCGGCACGAGCAGGTGATGAAGGGTGAGTGCGGCCGTCGCCGAGGGCAGGATGCTGTCGAGGCGGTCGAGCACGCCCCCGTGGCCCGGGAGCCAGGAGCTCATGTCCTTGATGCCGAGGTCGCGCTTGACCATGGACTCGCTGAGGTCGCCGACCGTCGCCGTCGCCATGATGACGGCGCCGATGATGAGACCGCTCCACCACGGCAGGCCGAGCATGAAGTGGGCGAGCAGCGCACCCGCGACGAGCGACGCGAGCACGGCGCCCGCGAAGCCCTCCCACGTCTTCTTGGGGCTGATCCGGGGCGCCATGGGCGTGCGACCGAAGGAGAGGCCGGCGGCGTACGCGCCCGTGTCCGACACCACGACGACGATGATGAACGCGAGCACCCACCATTCGCCGCCCGGTTCGCGCAGCAGAACCAGCGCCAGGCTCGCCAGGAACGTCACGTACAGCGTGATGAAGGCGCCGACCACGACGTCGGACAGCACGTCGGCGTACACCCGCCCGTCCTGCGCCGCCATCTGCGCGAGCAGGCGCCACACGATGATGAGCGCGATCGCCGTGAACAGCATCGACCAGTGCAGCCACAGATCGCCCAGGAAGCCCGACACGAGCAGCAGCGGAACGGCGATCAGCTGCGGCACGAGGTCGACTCTGCGGCCGACTGCCTGCAGCGCGCGTGAGAGCTCGAACACGCCGAACACGACCGCGGCGGCCGCGAGCAGCACGAACGTCCACTTCACGAACACCAGCGACGCGACGGTCAGCACGCCGATGCCGAGACCGATCGCGATCGCCACGAACAGGTCGCGCCCCGTGCGCTGCTTGATGCGCTCGTTCGCCTCGTCGAACTGGTCGCGGGCGTGCGCCGCGTGCATCTCGAACTCGTTGCGGGCGGCGCGCACGCGCGCCTGGAAGGATGCGGGCTGATCCACCTGCGGCGCGACGGGGGTCACGAGCGACTCGTGCTTCACCTCTGGCGGCGCGGCGGGCTCGGCGGAAGGAGGCGTCACGAGGCTCTGCCAGTCCGGCTCCGCGGGCGTCGCGGGACGCGCCGGCGACCCGTCGCGCGCGGGACCCGCCGCGTCGGGCGCATCAGGCTGCGGCTCGGTCATGACTTCCCCTCACCCGCCTCGGACGCGAAGAGCGACACACACGGCATCAGACCTCGAGAAGCTCTGCCTCTTTGTGCTTCAGGGCCTCGTCGATCTTGTCGACGTGGGCCTTCGTGATCGCGTCGAGCTCCTTCTCGCCGCGCACGATGTCGTCCTCGCCGATCTCGTCCTTCAGCGAGTCGAGGTCGTCCTTGATCTGGCGTCGGATGCCGCGGATGCGCACCTTCGCGTCCTCGCCCTTCGCGCGGACGAGCTTGACGAACTCCTTGCGGCGCTCGGAGGTCAGCTCCGGCATCGTGATGCGGATCATGTTGCCGTCGTTGCTCGGGTTCGCGCCGAGGTTCGGCATGTCGCGGATCGCGTCCTCGATCGCCTTGAGCGCGGACTTGTCGTACGGCGTGACGATCAGCGTGCGGGCCTCGGGGTTGGCGAGCGACGCGAGCTGCTGCAGCGGCGTGGGCGTGCCGTAGTAGTCGACGAGGACCTTCTGGAACAGCTGCGGGTTCGCACGACCGGTGCGGACCGTCGAGAAGTCCTCCTTGGCCGCGTCGACGGCCCGGTCCATGCGGGAGGTGGCTTCGGCGAGGACGTCCGCGATCACGGTGGCTCCATTCATCAGGTGGTACTCAGAGGAAGTTTAATGTGCCCGCCGCGACGCGCCGGCGGGCAACGCCGCGCGTCAGGTCGTGACGAGCGTGCCGATCTTCTCGCCCAGCAGCGCCTTCGTGACGTTGCCGGCGGGCTCCATGCCGAACACCCGCATGTCGATCCGGTTGTCCATGCACAGGCTGAACGCGGTCGAGTCGACCACCTTGAGGCCCTGCACGAGCGCGTCCGCGTAGCTGACGGTGTCGAGCTTCGTCGCGGTGGGATCCGTGCGGGGGTCGGCGGTGTAGACGCCGTCCACGCCGTTCTTGGCGACCAGCACCTCGTCGGCGCCGATCTCGAGCGCGCGCTGCGCCGCGACCGTGTCGGTCGAGAAGTACGGCAGGCCGGCGCCGGCGCCGAAGATCACGACGCGCCCCTTCTCCATGTGCCGCTGCGCGCGACGCGGGATATAGGGCTCGGCGACCTGGGTCATGGAGATCGCGGACTGCACGCGCGTGGCGGCGCCCGCCTGCTCCAGGAAGTCCTGCAGGGCGAGGGCGTTCATGACGGTGCCGAGCATGCCCATGTAGTCGGCACGGCCTCGGTCCATCCCGCGCTGGCTCAGCTCCGCGCCGCGGAAGAAGTTGCCGCCGCCGACGACGACCGCGATCTCGACGCTCTCGGTGGCCGCTGCGATCTCGCGCGCGATCTGGCTGACGACATCCGGATTCACGCCCAGCTGGCCGGCGCCGAACGCCTCGCCGGAGAGCTTCAGCAGGACGCGGCGGCGCCCGGTCTTCTCATTGGTCACGTGTCTTCCTCTCGTCGCGTTCCTACGCTACCGGTGACGGCCGGATCCGCCCCGCGCGGTCGGATCGGCCGCCCGCGCGCGGAAAAGGGGCCCGGATCCGGATGGATCCGAGCCCCTTCAGACGCCTGTCAGGCGCCGACCTTGAAGCGGACGAAGCCCGTGACGGTGATGCCGGCGGCGTCGGCCACCTGCTTCACCGACTGCTTGTCGTCCTTCGCGTACGCCTGGTCGAGCAGGGCGACCTGCTTGAAGTAGGCGTTCAGGCGACCCTCGACGATCTTCGGAAGGGCGGCCTCCGGCTTGCCCTCCTGACGCGTGAGCTCGGTGACGAGCGTGCGCTCCTTCTCGACCTCGGCCTCGGGCACCTCGTCGCGCGTGAGGTACGACGGGTTGGCGAACGAGATGTGCTGCGCGATGCTGCGCGCCGTCTCGGCGTCCGCACCGGAGTACGCGACCGCGACGCCGACCTGCGGGGGCAGGTCCTTGCTGGTCTTGTGCAGGTACACCTGGAAGGCGTCGCCGGACAGGGTGCGCACGCGGCGCAGCTCGACCTTCTCGCCGATGATGGCGGCCTCGTCCGAGATCAGCTGGTCGACCGTCTGGTCGCCCGCGGGGGCGGCCAGCGCGGCCTCGGCCGAGTCGGCGCCGACGGCGGCGGCCGCGTCGGCCACCTTGTCGGCCAGCGCGATGAAGCGGTCGTTCTTCGCCACGAAGTCGGTCTCGCACGCGAGCTCGATCAGCGTGACCTTGCCGTCCTGCTCGCGCGCGGCGACGAGGCCCTCGCTCGTGGAGCGGTCGGCACGCTTCGCGTTGCCCTTCGCGCCCTTGAGGCGGAGGATCTCGGTGGCCTTCTCGACGTCGCCGTCGGCCTCCTCGAGCGCCTTCTTGGTGTCGACCATGCCCGTGCCGAGCTGCTCGCGCAGCGCCTTGATGTCGGCGATGGTGAAGTTGGCCATTGGTTGCTGGCTCCTCAGGTTCGGTGGATCCGATCGGATCCGGACGACTTACTTCTCGGTGGTTTCGGCGGCCTCGGCCTCGGCCGGAGCCTCGGTCTCGGCGGGAGCCTCGGCGGCGGGCGCCTCGGCCTCGGCGACCTCGGTCTCGGCCGGGGTCTCGAGGAGCTCGCGCTCCCACTCGGCCAGCGGCTCGGCGTCGCCCTCGGGGTTGTGCTTCTGCTGCAGGCCCTCGGCCGCGGCGTCGGCGATGATGCGCGTCAGCAGGCCGACCGAGCGGATGGCGTCGTCGTTGCCCGGGATCGGGTACTGCAGGTCGTCGGGGTCGACGTTCGTGTCGAGGATGCCGATGACGGGGATGCCGAGCTTCTTGGCCTCGTCGATCGCGAGGTGCTCGCGCTTGGCGTCGACGACCCACAGGGCCGACGGCGTCTTGGTGAGGTTGCGGATGCCGCCCAGCGACTTGTGCAGCTTGTCGAGCTCGCGCTTCTTGAGCAGCAGCTCCTTCTTGGTGAAGCCGGTGCCGGCCGGGTCCTCGAAGTCGAGCTCCTCGAGCTCCTTCATGCGCGCGAGACGCTTCGACACGGTCTGGAAGTTGGTCAGCAGACCACCGAGCCAGCGCTCGTTGACGTAGGGCTGGCCGACGCGCGTCGCCTGCTCGGCGAGCACCTCCTGGGCCTGCTTCTTCGTGCCGACGAACAGCACGGTGCCGCCGCGGGCGACGGTCTCCTTGACGAAGTCGTACGCCTTGTCGATGTAGGTGAGCGACTGCTGGAGGTCGATGATGTGGATGCCGCTGCGCTCCGTCAGGATGAAGCGCTTGACCTTCGGGTTCCACCGACGGGTCTGGTGTCCGAAGTGCACGCCGCTGTCGAGCAGCTGGCGGATGGTGACCACAGCCATGGTCTTTCTCCTTGTTTCGGGCAGGACGGCCGAGCCGGTTCCTGCCATTGCGGTTGATCTGCCGGTTGGTCGACCGGCGAGCCTGGTGCCCGGCGCACTACCGCCCTCTGGGAGGGACCGATGGGAGTGGATGCCGCGACGCTCATCCGAAGACGAGGAGTCGCTCTGGGCACGCGGAGTCATCCCGATGCACGGGATGCGACCTCCAGTGTATCAGTGCGGGGTGCGCTCGCCGCGCCGCGGCGAGCGGCGTTCATCCGGCGTTCGTCCTGTCGTCCACAGCCCCGGACGACCCCGCCGCGACTCGCTCGCCGGGGGATCCAGCCGCCATATGGCGCCAGCGGCTGCACGCTGATGGCATGAGTGCCCTGGCCCGCCGCGTCCTGACGTCCCTGCGCGCCGGCGCGATCCTGCTGGTCGCGCCGGCGGGGGCCGCCGCTGCGCCCGCTCCGGAGTCGCGCATCGAGACGGCGGAGGTCTGGATCTGGCCCGTGCCGGGCGGCGTACGGCTCGTGGCGCCGTACGTCGCGCCGCGCACGCCTACGGCCCCGGCCACCGCGGCGTGGACGTGGCCGCCGAGGTCGGATCGGATGCGCTCGCGCCCGCATCCGGGACCGTCGCGTTCTCGGGCACGGTCGTCGACCGGCCGCTGCTCACGATCGACCACGGCGGGGGACTCGTCACGACGCTGGAGCCCGTGCTGTCCGACCTCTCCCCCGGCGATGCGGTCTCGCGCGGCGACGTGGTCGGTCAGGTGGCGGCAGGCGGCCACGCGGCGCCCGGATCGCTGCACCTCGGGGTGCGGCTGAACGGCGAGTACGTCAACCCGCTGCTGCTGCTCGGCGGCGTGCCGCGCGCGGTGCTGCTGCCGTGCTGCTGACGCGTCGGGGTCAGGCGCGAGGGTGGGCGAGCCGGTAGGCGGCGGCGAGGCGCTCGGACGACACGTGCGTGTAGATCTGCGTGGTGCCGAGGCTCGCGTGCCCGAGCAACTCCTGCACCGCACGCAGGTCGGCGCCGCCGTCGAGGAGGTGCGTCGCGGCCGAGTGCCGCAGCGTGTGCGGCCCGACGGCGCTCGAGCCCACGGCGGGGCCCACCTCGCGGGTGACGAGGTCGTACGCGGCGCGGGCGCCCAGCCGTCCGCCGCGGATACCGAGGAAGAGCGCCGGTCCGGATGATCCGCTGCCCCGAGCGGCGAGAGCCGGTCGGGCGCGCGTCAGGTAGGCGCCGAGGGCGCGCTGGGCGGGCGCCCCGAACGGCACGACGCGCTCCTTGGCCCCCTTGCCCAGCACGCGCACCGTGCCGCGGTCGAGGTCGGCGTCGTCGACGTCGAGCCCGCATAGCTCGGACACGCGGATGCCCGACCCGTACAGCACCTCGAGCACGGCGTGGTCGCGCAGCGCGACCGGGTCGCCGTCCTGCGCCCTGCGCTCGAGCCTGTCCAGGACGTCGCGCAGCGCATCGGCCGTCGCGACGTGCGGCAGCGTGCGGCCGCGCTTGGGGGCCACGAGGCGCAGGCTGGGGTCGACCGGGACCAGGTCCTCCTCGTGCGCCCAGCGGAAGAAGGTGCGCGCCGACGACGTGCGCCGCGCGACCGTGGATCGCTCGTCGCCGCGCTTCGTCGCCTGCCACAGCCACTCGCGCAGGTGCTCGAGGTCGATGTCGGCGAGCTCGATGTCCCCCGTGACCTGGACGAGCCCGCGCAGGTCGTTGCGATACGCGCGCACGGTCGCGGGCGAGAGCCGGCGCACCTTCTCGAGGTGCGTGGCGAACGCCTCGGTCGCGCGGGAGATCAGCACGTCTCCAGCTTCGCGCGCGCCGGGGCGATCCGGCGCGCGACCCGCCCGTCAACCCGTGGCCGCGATCGCTCGCGGCGGGCAGGATGGCGCAATGGAGACGACCGAGTACGTCTGGTCGGGGACGCGCGGGCCGAGCCTCGAGCGGCTCTCGCTCACCCAGCACGGATCCGTGCGGGCGCGCGCTCGGGTCGAGCTCGCGGACACGACCTACGAGTACGAGGCCGTGCTGGATGCGGAGTGGGTCTTCCGCGCGCTGCGGGTCGAGACCGGCGACGGCCGCTCCCTCGAGCTGCGTCACGACGCATCGGGCTGGTGGACGGAGAACCGGATGGTGCGGCCCGACCTGGGCGATGCCGTCGACATCGATCTGTCGTTCAGCCCGTTCACCAACACCCTGCCGATCCGGCGCCTGGATATCCCGGTCGGCGGCGAGGTCGAGATCGTCACCGCCTATGTCGCCAGCCCCTCGCTCGCGGTGCTGCCCGACCCGCAGCGCTACACGCGCCTGACGGCCGACCGGTACCTCTACGAGTCGCTCGACAGCGACTTCGAGCGGGAGATCCTCGTCGACGCCGACGGGATGGTGCTCGACTACCCCGGTCTGTTCACGCGTCAGCCGGCCTAGGCGGCGCACGCGAACGCGCCGGCGCAGGCGGCGCGCGCTCAGGCATCGGCGGGGGCGGCCGCGGGGAGCTCATCCGTGGGCCGTTGCGGGTGTGGGTGCATGCATCGTCGCCGCGTCCTCGTCGCATGCTCACCCCGTCCGTCCGAGTCGCCCTCCCTCGAGCGACGACTCGATCCGGCCATCGAGCTCGAGCAGCCCGAGCTCGGCCTGCACCTCGGACAGCGACATGCCGCAGCGGCGGGCGATGTCGTCGAGCGTGCGCCACGCGCGGGTGCCGAGCCCGTCGAGCACGCGGATCGTCTCCGGACGCGGGCGGTCCTCGCCCCGGCGTCCCGCCTCCCGCGCGTCCCACTCCCCGATCAGCTCTCGCACGTCCGACGCACTCGTCACACACGTCGCGTCGAATTCGCGCATGAGGCGATGACAGCCCTCCGAGGTCGCGCTCGTGACCGGCCCCGGCACCGCGCCGAGCGGGCGACCGAGGGCGGCGGCGTGCCCGCGGTGTTCAGGGATCCGAGTGGTCCGCGTCGCGCGAGGATGCGCTGACCGAATCAGCGGTGTGGGCGAAGACCAATCCGTCGCTGGGAACGGTGATCCGAGAGGACAAGATTGTTGACGAGTTGAACGCGCTGCAGGCCCGGCCGGATGTGTTCCGGCGTGAGCGTCTCGGCGAGTGGGGCCGCTCCGGTGATCGAGCTCTCGCCCTCGACGAGTCGCAGTGGGCTGCCGGGCATTTGCCTGAGGAGAACTGGCCGGAGCGGGATGAGGCGTACTCGTTCAAGCACGGGGACGTGCGCGTCATCGGCGTCGACTGCACGTTCAATGCCGAGATGACCACCCTCACCGAGATGGTTCCGCTCGTGGGCAACCGCGTCGGCATACGAGTCCTCGATGCTGGTCCCGGCCTCGAGTGGGTGGCTAGGGTGCTCGGCGAGGTTCGAGAAGAGACGGCGCATATCAAGGTCGTCTTGGATCCGGCCCGTACCGGCGACCTGACTCCGGACCTCCGTGAAGTAGGTATCAGCGATGCCGAGCGCCGGCGTCGTGTGGAACTAGCCACGGGTCGTGACCTGACGCTGGCGTGCGAAGCGCTCGTGCGTCAGGTCCGGGAGGGCCACGCGGTGCACAACGACCCACGTTGGACGCGGCTGCCGCTGCAGCGACCCGATCAACGTTCGACGACGGGAAGGGATGGAAGCTCGTCGGCATCGACGGGGCCGACGTCTCACCCCTCATCGCTGCAGCCCTCGCGCTCCGGGCACTACGGGGCCTTCCGCCTTCTCGCGGTAAGCAGCGACTCATCTACTGAACGGCCCGGTGGTGCGGCTCTTATGTCGGAGCCTCGTGCGAGCATTCGGCTCATCGGCACAATCAAGGAAAGGTCAATCGGTGGCTAGCGACTACGACGTTCGGCAGATCCTCAACGAGATGCGTGAGCAGACGAAGCTCTTGAAGGAAATCAAGACCGCTATAGAGGGCGTCGAGCGCGCCGTTTACGATGTGGCGCCTGGGTCATGAGCGACGGCTTCATTTGGCGTGACGCCGAGGTCACCTACCCGGACTGGAACGGCACAGCTCAACTAGACGAAAAGATGACAGGCAAGACCCCA
The Microbacterium sp. JZ31 genome window above contains:
- the frr gene encoding ribosome recycling factor, producing the protein MIADVLAEATSRMDRAVDAAKEDFSTVRTGRANPQLFQKVLVDYYGTPTPLQQLASLANPEARTLIVTPYDKSALKAIEDAIRDMPNLGANPSNDGNMIRITMPELTSERRKEFVKLVRAKGEDAKVRIRGIRRQIKDDLDSLKDEIGEDDIVRGEKELDAITKAHVDKIDEALKHKEAELLEV
- the pyrH gene encoding UMP kinase codes for the protein MTNEKTGRRRVLLKLSGEAFGAGQLGVNPDVVSQIAREIAAATESVEIAVVVGGGNFFRGAELSQRGMDRGRADYMGMLGTVMNALALQDFLEQAGAATRVQSAISMTQVAEPYIPRRAQRHMEKGRVVIFGAGAGLPYFSTDTVAAQRALEIGADEVLVAKNGVDGVYTADPRTDPTATKLDTVSYADALVQGLKVVDSTAFSLCMDNRIDMRVFGMEPAGNVTKALLGEKIGTLVTT
- the tsf gene encoding translation elongation factor Ts, yielding MANFTIADIKALREQLGTGMVDTKKALEEADGDVEKATEILRLKGAKGNAKRADRSTSEGLVAAREQDGKVTLIELACETDFVAKNDRFIALADKVADAAAAVGADSAEAALAAPAGDQTVDQLISDEAAIIGEKVELRRVRTLSGDAFQVYLHKTSKDLPPQVGVAVAYSGADAETARSIAQHISFANPSYLTRDEVPEAEVEKERTLVTELTRQEGKPEAALPKIVEGRLNAYFKQVALLDQAYAKDDKQSVKQVADAAGITVTGFVRFKVGA
- the rpsB gene encoding 30S ribosomal protein S2; translation: MAVVTIRQLLDSGVHFGHQTRRWNPKVKRFILTERSGIHIIDLQQSLTYIDKAYDFVKETVARGGTVLFVGTKKQAQEVLAEQATRVGQPYVNERWLGGLLTNFQTVSKRLARMKELEELDFEDPAGTGFTKKELLLKKRELDKLHKSLGGIRNLTKTPSALWVVDAKREHLAIDEAKKLGIPVIGILDTNVDPDDLQYPIPGNDDAIRSVGLLTRIIADAAAEGLQQKHNPEGDAEPLAEWERELLETPAETEVAEAEAPAAEAPAETEAPAEAEAAETTEK
- a CDS encoding M23 family metallopeptidase translates to MAAEVGSDALAPASGTVAFSGTVVDRPLLTIDHGGGLVTTLEPVLSDLSPGDAVSRGDVVGQVAAGGHAAPGSLHLGVRLNGEYVNPLLLLGGVPRAVLLPCC
- a CDS encoding tyrosine recombinase XerC, with the protein product MLISRATEAFATHLEKVRRLSPATVRAYRNDLRGLVQVTGDIELADIDLEHLREWLWQATKRGDERSTVARRTSSARTFFRWAHEEDLVPVDPSLRLVAPKRGRTLPHVATADALRDVLDRLERRAQDGDPVALRDHAVLEVLYGSGIRVSELCGLDVDDADLDRGTVRVLGKGAKERVVPFGAPAQRALGAYLTRARPALAARGSGSSGPALFLGIRGGRLGARAAYDLVTREVGPAVGSSAVGPHTLRHSAATHLLDGGADLRAVQELLGHASLGTTQIYTHVSSERLAAAYRLAHPRA
- a CDS encoding putative glycolipid-binding domain-containing protein — its product is METTEYVWSGTRGPSLERLSLTQHGSVRARARVELADTTYEYEAVLDAEWVFRALRVETGDGRSLELRHDASGWWTENRMVRPDLGDAVDIDLSFSPFTNTLPIRRLDIPVGGEVEIVTAYVASPSLAVLPDPQRYTRLTADRYLYESLDSDFEREILVDADGMVLDYPGLFTRQPA